In Lates calcarifer isolate ASB-BC8 linkage group LG4, TLL_Latcal_v3, whole genome shotgun sequence, a genomic segment contains:
- the LOC108884225 gene encoding transmembrane protein 200C: MIATGGLLRMNRRQDSLRSKNRAENKRKRKSKKKKKNDVVVVKGKLNLCSPAGLVAAVGVIVLMVGISMAVLGYWPSQNQHAYQERRRTGAYHANRMSYSRSPPVSSNLTHDKPPSSQTTLFNQSHANSSTPNPSPHCGFLCDFLDNYLYSDNLKVFGPLVMGIGIFLFICANAVLHENRDKKTKIINLRDIYSTVIDLHSIRSKEYSPLNGLVNYTQSRSAEGPSGSFPASGMLTRSSWPSTGLGFQGELGGDEVFRHPSLASRPRSWSRDVQTFTDTVYSIYKDYSNSSKEAPQPRQWETTSIVTSSVNAFTLPVIKLNNCEVEESERAEAEGHSGEGVVIEAAAENISEEGQASSSQTDDTDTKEKEASTTDPLPPLQSHEDISIDTAGQQGAPQAQPQPQLQWTQLFPPSPVARAMGSRLSLNSLTDQPRSARRCSLSLSVCSQGDRARRFSCPRLERSNSKGYIKLTDLGGESFEAPDTDTSLVATEQEVATDAAAAVEEEAQGEEDLVTPSTSAES; the protein is encoded by the coding sequence ATGATAGCCACAGGGGGCCTGCTGCGCATGAACCGGCGCCAGGATTCCCTCCGCTCCAAGAACCGAGCggaaaacaagaggaagaggaaatccaaaaaaaagaagaagaatgatgtggtggtggtgaaagGGAAGCTCAACCTGTGCTCTCCGGCCGGTTTGGTGGCTGCTGTCGGAGTTATCGTTCTCATGGTGGGGATTTCCATGGCCGTGCTGGGCTACTGGCCCAGCCAGAACCAGCATGCATACCAGGAGCGCCGCAGAACTGGAGCATACCACGCCAACAGGATGAGCTACTCCAGAAGTCCACCTGTTTCCTCGAACTTGACCCATGATAAGCCTCCCTCCAGCCAGACAACTTTATTCAACCAGAGCCATGCTAACAGCAGCACCCCCAACCCCTCCCCTCACTGTGGCTTCCTCTGTGACTTCCTGGATAATTACCTGTACTCAGACAATCTGAAAGTCTTCGGACCTCTGGTGATGGGAATCGgcattttcctcttcatctgcgCCAACGCAGTCCTCCATGAAAACCGCGACAAGAAAACCAAAATCATCAACCTGAGGGATATCTACTCCACAGTGATAGATCTGCACAGCATACGGTCGAAGGAGTACTCACCTCTAAACGGTTTGGTGAACTACACTCAGTCGAGGAGTGCTGAGGGTCCATCGGGCTCCTTCCCCGCAAGTGGGATGCTCACTCGCAGCTCCTGGCCCTCCACTGGACTCGGTTTCCAGGGTGAGTTGGGTGGCGATGAGGTGTTTAGACACCCCTCTTTAGCCAGCAGACCTCGTAGCTGGTCCAGAGATGTCCAGACCTTCACAGACACTGTCTACAGCATCTACAAAGACTACAGCAATAGCAGCAAGGAGGCGCCACAACCCCGACAGTGGGAGACCACCTCCATCGTCACCTCCTCTGTGAACGCTTTCACCCTCCCTGTGATCAAACTCAACAACTGTGAGGTGGAGGAGTCAGAGAGAGCGGAGGCAGAGGGGCACTCGGGGGAAGGAGTCGTTATCgaggctgctgctgaaaacattAGCGAGGAAGGACaggccagcagcagccagaCTGACGACACCGACACCAAGGAGAAGGAGGCCTCGACGACAGATCCCCTCCCACCCCTTCAGAGCCATGAGGACATTTCCATAGACACAGCTGGCCAACAGGGGGCGCCACAGGCACAGCCTCAGCCACAGCTACAGTGGACCCAGCTGTTTCCTCCATCACCTGTTGCCAGGGCGATGGGGTCACGGCTGTCGCTCAACTCCCTCACGGATCAGCCCAGGTCTGCTCGACGCTgcagcctgtctctgtctgtgtgtagtcAAGGCGACAGAGCCAGGCGCTTCAGCTGCCCTCGTCTGGAGCGCTCCAACAGTAAGGGCTACATCAAACTGACTGATCTGGGGGGCGAGTCCTTCGAAGCCCCTGACACAGACACTTCTTTAGTGGCCACCGAACAGGAAGTAGCAACggacgcagcagcagcagtggaggaagaagcTCAGGGAGAGGAGGACCTGGTGACACCCAGCACCTCTGCAGAATCCTAg